GCTGATGCTTCGTTAGGCCCCAGCACCGAGTCTTTGGTGCATGAAGCAGAAGCTAGAGGTATTCCTTGGCTCCCGATCGCCGCTCGTTCCATGATTCAACTAGGGTATGGAGCGCATCAGAAACGTATCCAGGCGACCTTGAGCGATCGCACTGGCATTCTAGGGGTAGAACTGGCTTGCGATAAAGAAAGTACCAAGCAAATTCTCCACGAATCCGGCGTGCCTGTGCCACGAGGCATTGTCATTAACTATCTAGATGAGCTAGAAGAAGCTATTGAGCAAGTCGGGGGCTATCCGATCGTGATTAAGCCTCTAGATGGCAATCATGGGCGCGGTATTACTCTCAATATCGACTCTTGGAAGATGGCGGAAGAAGCCTACGACGCAGCTAAAGAAGTATCGCGATCGCTGATTATAGAGCGCTACTACACAGGGCAAGATCACCGCGTGTTGGTAGTGAATGGCAAGCTAGTCGCCGTGGCCGAACGAGTCCCTGCCCATGTGATTGGAGATGGCCGCTCCACCATCGAAGAATTAATTGAGTGGACGAACCAAGATCCCCAACGGGGTGAAGGTCATGACAACGTTCTGACTAAAATTACGGTCGATCGCACCACTTGGAAGCTCCTAGATCACCAAGGCTACACCCTGCAAACTATCCTACCCCTGGGAGAAATTTGCTATCTCAGGGCCACCGCCAACCTCAGCACAGGCGGGATCGCGATCGATCGCACCGATGATATTCACCCAGAAAACATTTGGTTGGCGCAACGAGTTGCCAAAATCATCAACCTCGATATCGCTGGCATCGATATTGTCACCTCTGACATTTCTCGCCCGCTCCGCGAAACGGGGGGTGTTGTAGTTGAAGTCAATGCCGCTCCTGGCTTCCGGATGCACGTTTCTCCTAGCCAAGGCATTCCCCGGAACGTGTCGGAGTCGGTGATCAATATGCTGTTCCCCTCCGGAACCCCCAGCCGCATTCCCATCATTGCGATCACGGGCACCAATGGCAAAACTACCACTACACGCCTGATTGCTCACATCTTCAGGCAAACTCAGCGCGTTGTCGGTTACACCACCACCGATGGCATCTATATTGGTGACTACATGGTAGAAAAAGGAGACACCACTGGACCGCAGAGCGCCCAGCTAATTCTCCGTGATCCCACCGTAGAAGTAGCAGTCCTAGAATCGGCGCGTGGTGGTATCTTGCGCTCTGGTTTAGGGTTTGATGCCTGCGATATTGGGGTGGTTCTGAATGTTGCGGCTGACCACATGGGCCTGGGAGACATCAACACCCTGGACGATATGGCGCGAGTAAAAAGCGTGGTAGCAGAATCCGCCATGCCCAACGGCTATGCGGTGCTAAATGCAGATGACCCGTTGGTGGCAGCAATGGCCCGCAATGTGAGAGCCCAAGTGGCTTACTTTGCCATGAATCCTGACAACGAAATTGTCCGGGCTCACGCGCAACAAGGAGGATTGGCAGCCGTTTATGAAAATGGCTATCTATCGATTCTCAAGGGGGATTGGACACTGCGGATCGAGCAAGCCATCCATGTGCCGCTGACAATGGGTGGACGGGCTCCCTTTATGATTGCCAATGCCCTCGCTGGGAGTTTGGCTGCTTTCGCGCATGGCGTCAGAATTGAAGACATTCGCGCTGCCTTGATGAGCTTCCAAGCCTCAGCCGACCAGACTCCTGGACGCATGAACTTGTTCGACTTGGGCCACTACCACGCCTTAGTGGACTATGCTCACAATCCTGCTAGCTACGAAGCATTGGGTGGCTTTGTGAAAAATTGGACAGGCGAGCGGATTGGCGTCGTGGGAGGACCGGGCGATCGCCGCAACGAGGATTTTGTTACCCTTGGCAGACTAGCGGCGGATATCTTCGATCGCGTCATTGTCAAGGAAGACGACGACACCAGAGGGCGAGCGAGAGGCGAAGCTGCGGAATGGATTTGCCGGGGTCTAGAAGCAGCCAACCAAAGATGCCCCCACGAAATCATTCTGGACGAAACCAAAGCCATTAACTCGGCTCTCGATCGCGCTACGCCGGGTAGCTTAGTGGTGATTTTGCCGGAAAGTGTCACTCGTGCCATTCAATTGATTGAAGCGCGTAATCCTGTCGGCCACACGACAGCCACTCAAACAGCAACCCAGAATGGAGCAAGCACATCCACCAATGGGCAAACGGTCAATTCAGCTCCAGTTGAGGTCAGTCAATCTAACTCAGGCCCAACTCAAACAGAATCGCAGTCTGCCTACACGTTCTAGAGCTTCTAGTTTCCCCTGAGAGAGGTTAAACGCATTTAGACAGTTTTAGATGAGCTGCCTAAATGCGTTTTGTTTTTGCTTTGAGATATTAAGTTTGGCTTGGACAATTCGGGCTGCTTATTCCTGGTCTAGTTCAGCGGCATCCCTATCCGCGTCTGGTTTCTGGACTTCTTCCTTAAACCCTCGCAGCGTTTTACCTAACGCGCTACCCAACTCAGGAATTTTCTTGGGACCAAAAATTACAATCGCCGCGATCGCAATGATCGCTACTTCCGGCCATCCCAAACCAAACATAGCCCTCTCCTATCAACCATGCTTCACTCCCTAACTATAGACGGGATGGAAACCCCAGTTTCGCAGAAGTCAGCGATTTGAGCGGATCAAGCTTTAGTGAGCGGAATTTTGAGCCAAGTGCTCAATTCATAGGCCAACCAATCCAGTTCTGCGACTGTGAGGGACTGTGGTTCGCCCAATTCATACTGCTGAGACCCCACTGCAATCACTAGCTTGGGGGTATCACCTGATTTTGTGTAGGTCACGTTACGGATCTCTTGCCTGCGTCCCACTTGAGGCCGTCCCTTTGCTAGCCCCAACCGCTTTTGGGTCAGCGTGATTTCTTGGGTATCGATCCGTAAGCGAATTTGGCCGAATAAAGCTGGGATGACAACTTCTAACAAATCAGCATTTTTGTTGAGCATTACTTTGCTATCAGCAGGTTGAGTGACCACTGCCGCCGTTGCGTTTCGAGTTTGGCCTTGTTCCAGAGCTTGTAAAGCAGCCTGAGCCGAACCAAGCCGCCGCTCTAAACTAGATTCGGTCATCCAACTCAGCCAATCTGCGAAGGCTGGGCTTAAATCAGCCACTTGGCTAAAATCAATCCGAGACCCCCGACGGGGCAGGCTAGAAGGATGAGTACCAGACACCAAAGTGATTAAGGTTGCACCCAAACTGTACAGGTCAGAAGCCGCGATCGCTCTGCCACTAAACTGTTCTGGTGGCATGTAGCCATAAGTGCCCACCACCGTAAACGTAGTATTCTCCTCTGCTGCGGCAGTCCTGACCGAGCCAAAATCCACTAAATATACTTGGATGGGGCGATCGCCAGAGGTATCAGTGAGCAGAATATTTTTCGGCTTGATGTCCCTGTGGATCACGGGTGGCTGCTGACCATGCAGATAAACCAAAATTTCTAGCAGCGCCTTGGCAATTTGTTTCGCTTGCCCTTCAGTAAAAGTTTTGCCACCTTGGAGCAATGCTTCTAAAGATTTGCCACCCACATAGGTTTGGATCAAAGCAAAGCCTTTGCCATTGCGGAGGTTTAGCTCAAAAGAATTGAGGTATTGCGGAATTGCTGGATGGGAGAGGTTCTTCAGCGTGTCAGCTTCGCGCTCAAATAGCTTCAGGTCGTCCCATTCTGTCTCATTGTCAAAGGACAGCAGCTTGATCACTACAAAGCCCTGGGTTTGCAAGTCCTTCGCCAAGAGGGTTCGTCGCCCTGAGTTCTTGCCCAGTTGCTTTTGGATCTCGTAGCGATCGCCTAAAACTGGATTTGGCATTTTCTTCCGCTGTTACTGCCCCTTAGAACTTCTTATAGCTTTGAATTCATGCCCAAAGCAAGCTGATATTCTGAACTTACAACAGCATTCTTTAATAACTTCCAGTTTTCATTATGTCAGCGACTTCAACTCCCTCCCTCCGCGAGCAGCAACACCCCCTAATTCGTCAGCTAGCTGATGCGATCGAATCTGTTTGGCAGCAACATTTAGACTTGTCTCCCTACCCTTTCCCGGCTGAGTTGGGGTATGTCGAAGGGCGGCTAGAAGGAGAAAAGCTGGTAATTGAAAACCGCTGCTACCAAACCCCTCAGTTTCGCAAGTTACACCTAGAATTAGCGCGGGTGGGCAGCAATCTCGATATTTTGCATTGCGTTATGTTTCCTCGTACCAACTACGCTCTGCCCATGTTCGGCACCGACTTGGTAGGGGGTCGGGGGCAAATTAGTGCCGCGATCGCAGATCTCTCACCACTCAACGCTGATCGAACTCTCTCCGAATCGTACCGTACCGCCTTGTCAGCCCTACCCAATCCTGAGTTTTCCCAAGCCCGCGCCTTACCAGACTGGGGCGATATTTTTTCTGATTTTTGTCTATTTATTCGTCCGGGCAACGTCGAAGAAGAACAGCAATTTCTGCAACGAGTTGAAGGCTTTTTAACCGTTCACTGCCAACAGGCGATCGCAGCTACCCCGGTTACTTCAGAGCAAGAAACCGAAATTCTTCAAGCTCAGCGCTACTATTGCACCAAGCAACAGCAGAACGACAAAACTCGCCGCGTCCTCGAAAAAGCTTTTGGCGTAGATTGGGCAGACTATTACATGACCACTGTCTTGTTTGACTGCGCCTAAGACCTTAGTTTTTGCAATTTTCAAACTTATATAGCAATCCTAAATGGATTGAGAACAGGGGGTGGGGGCTTCGCCCCACGCAAGGGTTTTCCCCCTGCACCCCATTCAAGAGTCAAAAAGGATTGCTATAGATAGGCACAGAAGGGCAGTGGAGGTGCGATCGCTAAAAGGAGATACTGCTGTGCTACCAGGCAACCAACCGCATGCTTGGCAATTTGATGCCAATGATACCTATGTGTCTATCGCCCATGACGGAGCCGTAGTTGGATTTTGTAAACCTGGCTATGCAGCTCAAATTGCCATAGCCATGAATCGGGAGGAGCGCGTACGTCAAGCTTTGTATCTAGCTTGTTACGACCTAGTGAGCCGCGCCGGGGGGCATAACAGCCAGATTGATGATTTGGTGCAGAAATACCTGAATAAAACTGAGCCACCCAAACGTGGAACCGCTTTAATTGCAGTTCTCCTAAAA
This region of Trichocoleus desertorum NBK24 genomic DNA includes:
- the tatA gene encoding twin-arginine translocase TatA/TatE family subunit, whose amino-acid sequence is MFGLGWPEVAIIAIAAIVIFGPKKIPELGSALGKTLRGFKEEVQKPDADRDAAELDQE
- a CDS encoding serine/threonine-protein kinase, which encodes MPNPVLGDRYEIQKQLGKNSGRRTLLAKDLQTQGFVVIKLLSFDNETEWDDLKLFEREADTLKNLSHPAIPQYLNSFELNLRNGKGFALIQTYVGGKSLEALLQGGKTFTEGQAKQIAKALLEILVYLHGQQPPVIHRDIKPKNILLTDTSGDRPIQVYLVDFGSVRTAAAEENTTFTVVGTYGYMPPEQFSGRAIAASDLYSLGATLITLVSGTHPSSLPRRGSRIDFSQVADLSPAFADWLSWMTESSLERRLGSAQAALQALEQGQTRNATAAVVTQPADSKVMLNKNADLLEVVIPALFGQIRLRIDTQEITLTQKRLGLAKGRPQVGRRQEIRNVTYTKSGDTPKLVIAVGSQQYELGEPQSLTVAELDWLAYELSTWLKIPLTKA
- a CDS encoding phycocyanobilin:ferredoxin oxidoreductase, translated to MSATSTPSLREQQHPLIRQLADAIESVWQQHLDLSPYPFPAELGYVEGRLEGEKLVIENRCYQTPQFRKLHLELARVGSNLDILHCVMFPRTNYALPMFGTDLVGGRGQISAAIADLSPLNADRTLSESYRTALSALPNPEFSQARALPDWGDIFSDFCLFIRPGNVEEEQQFLQRVEGFLTVHCQQAIAATPVTSEQETEILQAQRYYCTKQQQNDKTRRVLEKAFGVDWADYYMTTVLFDCA
- the cphA gene encoding cyanophycin synthetase — protein: MKILKIQTLRGPNYWSIRRHKLVVMRLDLEELADKPSNQISGFYEGLVAALPSLDEHFCSPGCRGGFLSRVREGTMMGHIVEHVALELQVLAGMTVGFGRTRETAIPGTYQVVIEYLDEQAGRYAARAAVRLCQSLVETGSYPQAELEQDLQDLRTYWADASLGPSTESLVHEAEARGIPWLPIAARSMIQLGYGAHQKRIQATLSDRTGILGVELACDKESTKQILHESGVPVPRGIVINYLDELEEAIEQVGGYPIVIKPLDGNHGRGITLNIDSWKMAEEAYDAAKEVSRSLIIERYYTGQDHRVLVVNGKLVAVAERVPAHVIGDGRSTIEELIEWTNQDPQRGEGHDNVLTKITVDRTTWKLLDHQGYTLQTILPLGEICYLRATANLSTGGIAIDRTDDIHPENIWLAQRVAKIINLDIAGIDIVTSDISRPLRETGGVVVEVNAAPGFRMHVSPSQGIPRNVSESVINMLFPSGTPSRIPIIAITGTNGKTTTTRLIAHIFRQTQRVVGYTTTDGIYIGDYMVEKGDTTGPQSAQLILRDPTVEVAVLESARGGILRSGLGFDACDIGVVLNVAADHMGLGDINTLDDMARVKSVVAESAMPNGYAVLNADDPLVAAMARNVRAQVAYFAMNPDNEIVRAHAQQGGLAAVYENGYLSILKGDWTLRIEQAIHVPLTMGGRAPFMIANALAGSLAAFAHGVRIEDIRAALMSFQASADQTPGRMNLFDLGHYHALVDYAHNPASYEALGGFVKNWTGERIGVVGGPGDRRNEDFVTLGRLAADIFDRVIVKEDDDTRGRARGEAAEWICRGLEAANQRCPHEIILDETKAINSALDRATPGSLVVILPESVTRAIQLIEARNPVGHTTATQTATQNGASTSTNGQTVNSAPVEVSQSNSGPTQTESQSAYTF